In a single window of the Pieris rapae chromosome 9, ilPieRapa1.1, whole genome shotgun sequence genome:
- the LOC111003966 gene encoding uncharacterized protein LOC111003966, with protein MKPIDTLLLLSVALGRRQAAFVPENQDAGNRDLVDVVKLNLRRDNDDYTDAPATKLETATDSAITTKFPSYIERNKVKGLRRANKESKSEVFDENLMYEVEQNVIGHNFTNNYRKSKLGNWKITPLIGGQKNLNRLSIQSQLKITTQKRVILKSNPNKIEKFQKFFEKNKELFKEFLSSKIAARTQVSGFFTRGGPTATMKGITMKINRKPVQKRGWLDGDESGGTTEPLDPDRLDMLPAVGGRVHYWRIRGRLCHRHVLMPEGPKYDSKGRVYLPAHTDSVHRPYNVTRRPHLLLPKCCNCCKKSVLGCE; from the exons ATGAAGCCGATCGACACTTTATTACTGTTGAGCGTGGCCCTCGGCCGCCGCCAGGCCGCATTCGTCCCCGAAAACCAAGACGCAG GTAACAGGGATTTGGTGGATGTCGTCAAATTGAATCTTCGTAGAGATAATGATGATTACACCGACGCTCCGGCTACCAAATTGGAAACTGCGACGGATTCTGCTATAACTACGAAGTTTCCTTCTTATATTGAAAGAAATAAAGTGAAGGGATTGAGAAGAGCCAATAAAGAGAGTAAAAGTGAAGTGTTCGATGAGAATCTCATGTATGAAGTAGAACAAAACGTTATTGGACACAATTTTACGAATAATTATCGAAAAAGTAAATTGGGAAACTGGAAAATAACACCGTTAATCGGAGgtcaaaaaaacttaaatagatTGTCCATACAAAGCCAGCTCAAAATCACAACACAAAAGCGagtcattttaaaatctaatccgaataaaatagaaaaatttcaaaaattttttgAGAAAAATAAGGAATTGTTTAAAGAGTTTCTAAGCAGTAAAATAGCTGCGAGAACACAGGTTTCGGGATTCTTCACGAGGGGAGGGCCGACAGCAACTATGAAAGGGATcacaatgaaaattaataggaAACCCGTGCAGAAGAGAGGATGGCTAGACGGGGACGAGAGCGGTGGCACCACCGAGCCCTTGGACCCTGATCGGCTAGACATGCTGCCCGCGGTCGGCGGCCGCGTGCACTACTGGAGAATACGG GGTCGACTATGTCACCGACACGTCTTGATGCCGGAAGGGCCCAAGTACGACAGCAAGGGGCGCGTGTACCTTCCCGCCCACACCGACAGCGTACACCGACCTTACAATGTCACGCGCCGCCCCCACCTGCTGCTGCCCAAATGCTGCAACTGCTGCAAGAAGTCCGTTCTCGGCTGCGAGTGA